One Dictyoglomus thermophilum H-6-12 DNA window includes the following coding sequences:
- a CDS encoding ABC transporter permease has product MRNRVGLSKALFWFAIVIYSFNILGIILTVVLNSLSKEWYGELLPKIFTFEWYAYMAREHDLPQLLYATFVVAISVALIALIIGLPTAYVLARYDFRFKNVILSLLLLPMLIPPMTYGIPLAALLYKLRLATRLPGVILANLVPVVPYVTLILTPFIEQIDVSYESAARVLGANRLQTFLKILLPLTVPGIFTAALLSIVRTIAMFELTFLVAGPKSQTVVVALYYDAYAAGTRPPQAIDALAVVYFLITMTFLVIALRFASPTQFVYRGK; this is encoded by the coding sequence ATGAGGAATAGAGTAGGTCTATCAAAAGCGTTATTTTGGTTTGCCATAGTGATCTATTCTTTTAATATTCTTGGTATTATTCTTACAGTGGTTTTAAATTCTTTAAGTAAAGAATGGTATGGTGAATTGTTGCCCAAAATATTTACTTTTGAGTGGTATGCTTATATGGCAAGAGAACATGATCTTCCTCAGCTTCTTTATGCCACCTTTGTAGTTGCAATATCAGTAGCTTTGATAGCTTTAATAATTGGCCTTCCTACGGCATATGTTTTAGCAAGATATGATTTTAGATTTAAAAATGTGATCTTATCTCTTTTATTATTGCCTATGCTTATACCACCGATGACTTATGGTATTCCTCTTGCTGCATTATTGTACAAACTAAGACTTGCTACAAGGCTTCCTGGAGTTATACTTGCTAATCTTGTACCAGTAGTACCTTATGTAACCTTAATCTTGACTCCTTTTATTGAACAGATAGATGTCAGTTATGAATCTGCAGCAAGAGTTTTAGGGGCTAACAGATTGCAAACCTTTTTGAAGATACTTCTCCCTCTAACCGTACCGGGAATCTTTACTGCTGCGCTTCTGTCCATTGTAAGGACAATTGCTATGTTTGAATTAACGTTTTTAGTAGCAGGGCCAAAATCTCAAACAGTAGTTGTAGCTCTCTACTATGATGCTTATGCTGCTGGAACACGTCCTCCTCAGGCTATTGATGCTTTAGCAGTTGTATACTTCTTAATTACTATGACTTTTCTTGTAATTGCTTTGAGATTTGCAAGCCCAACTCAATTTGTTTATAGAGGAAAATAA
- a CDS encoding ABC transporter permease, translating to MGRRNTLTIILFLLPAFVYLTFLFVYPFLYGLNLSLTDERGNFTLNNFIRFFSDPWDANTIWITLKIAIPATLLSILIAIPLAYYMRHGIKGEKFITMLLILPITLGSVFIAEGMLTYMGPNGWLNRLLIFLKITDKPLKLTHNYLGVLIALIIQGFPFVFLMLLGYISGIDPNLEKAASVLGANRWQIFWKVMFPLWLPGITMAMSLNFVMNFTVFPSAVLLGQPSGPTRVISISAFQWAFEKFNFHMSSAVAIIMGIVELIFILIVMFIRQGLYRGSTVAGKG from the coding sequence ATGGGAAGACGTAACACTCTTACTATAATATTATTTCTACTTCCTGCCTTTGTGTATTTAACTTTTTTATTTGTTTATCCCTTTTTATACGGCTTAAATCTTAGCCTAACTGATGAAAGAGGTAATTTCACCTTAAACAACTTTATACGTTTTTTTAGTGATCCTTGGGATGCTAATACTATTTGGATTACATTAAAAATCGCTATACCTGCTACCTTATTAAGTATATTAATTGCCATCCCTCTTGCATATTACATGAGACATGGTATAAAGGGTGAAAAATTTATTACTATGTTATTGATTCTTCCTATAACTCTGGGGAGTGTCTTTATTGCTGAGGGTATGCTTACTTACATGGGGCCTAATGGCTGGTTGAATAGGCTTTTAATATTTTTAAAAATAACTGATAAACCTTTAAAATTAACTCATAATTATTTGGGAGTTTTAATAGCTCTTATTATTCAAGGTTTTCCTTTCGTTTTTCTCATGCTACTTGGTTATATTTCTGGTATAGACCCTAATTTAGAAAAAGCTGCAAGTGTATTAGGGGCAAATAGATGGCAGATATTTTGGAAGGTAATGTTTCCCTTGTGGCTTCCAGGGATTACTATGGCCATGTCTTTAAATTTTGTTATGAATTTTACAGTTTTTCCTTCTGCGGTCCTTTTAGGACAACCCTCTGGTCCTACAAGAGTAATATCTATTTCTGCTTTTCAATGGGCTTTTGAGAAATTTAATTTTCATATGTCTTCTGCTGTGGCAATAATCATGGGTATAGTGGAGTTAATTTTTATACTTATAGTTATGTTTATTAGACAAGGGTTATACAGAGGCTCTACAGTGGCAGGAAAAGGATAG
- a CDS encoding GNAT family N-acetyltransferase: MEIIRLNPSYIDDLIELWSQSFAFPYEQVSTWVNEKSIRNCIGAIENNKLVSALSIIPMEGYVRGELFSFSGIGGVATLPEKRGKNYVHYLLREAIRISKENGSTFSSLYPFSFEFYRTFGWELGGFQKRYRRKTYSIPKFPEMEKVKRIPLEDWKLIKPVYDKFSKNFSGSIKRTDERWESLIFRTRTLTYLYIYEDKEIEGYLLYSVEKTNINRIVVREMITLNTSAYKGFLSLFSRQAMTIEEVEWTAPLDDPLPFILPNPRGECSIEPTFMIRVIDVERALSSLKYDENINIKIALKIKDEHGEWNDGIWNLEIENGKGNLEKKDGLEYDIAININTLSQIITGTISPKTAYNLGYIEVNNFNALNDFNKLFSEYPTFCWDYF; the protein is encoded by the coding sequence ATGGAGATAATAAGATTAAACCCCTCATATATTGATGATTTAATTGAGCTTTGGAGCCAATCTTTTGCTTTTCCCTATGAACAGGTAAGTACATGGGTAAATGAGAAAAGTATAAGAAATTGTATAGGAGCAATCGAAAATAACAAATTAGTCTCAGCCCTCAGCATCATACCTATGGAGGGATATGTAAGAGGAGAGCTCTTTTCCTTCTCAGGAATAGGAGGTGTAGCTACCCTTCCAGAAAAAAGAGGAAAAAATTATGTACATTATTTACTAAGAGAGGCTATTAGAATATCAAAAGAAAATGGCAGTACTTTTTCCTCCCTTTATCCTTTCTCCTTTGAATTTTATAGAACCTTTGGATGGGAGCTCGGAGGATTTCAAAAAAGATATCGTAGAAAAACCTACTCCATTCCTAAATTTCCTGAAATGGAAAAGGTAAAAAGAATTCCTCTTGAAGACTGGAAACTTATAAAACCTGTATATGATAAATTTTCTAAAAACTTCTCTGGCTCCATAAAAAGAACTGATGAAAGATGGGAAAGCCTAATTTTTAGAACCCGCACCCTAACGTATCTTTATATTTATGAAGATAAAGAGATAGAAGGATATCTCCTTTATAGTGTAGAAAAAACGAATATAAATAGAATTGTTGTAAGGGAAATGATAACTTTAAACACCTCTGCATATAAAGGATTTTTAAGTCTATTTTCAAGACAGGCCATGACTATAGAAGAAGTAGAATGGACTGCCCCTCTTGATGATCCTCTACCCTTTATTCTTCCCAATCCAAGGGGAGAATGCTCTATTGAGCCAACCTTCATGATAAGAGTTATAGATGTAGAAAGGGCACTTTCGTCATTAAAATACGATGAAAATATAAATATCAAAATTGCATTAAAAATTAAAGACGAACATGGAGAATGGAATGATGGAATATGGAATTTAGAAATAGAAAATGGGAAAGGAAATTTAGAGAAGAAAGATGGTTTAGAGTATGACATAGCAATAAACATAAACACTTTATCTCAGATAATTACAGGAACCATATCTCCAAAAACGGCTTATAACCTCGGATATATAGAAGTTAACAACTTTAATGCTCTTAACGACTTTAATAAACTGTTTTCAGAGTATCCAACCTTCTGCTGGGACTACTTCTGA